The following nucleotide sequence is from Gloeocapsa sp. DLM2.Bin57.
TCTTCCTTGTCTCACCTTCGCCAGAATCTCATTGTCAAAAACCTACACCTGTGAGGGGGGGAGAAGGGGGAGATGGGGGAGAATTCGGAATACGGAATACCGTTCCACCGTTCCACCTAACCCCGTACTCTTACCACAATCTGGTCTTAATATCGAGCTACTCCTTCTTCTCGGGCTGCTTGTTGTACAGCTGCTGCTACTGCGGTAGCGACTCGATTATCAAAGACTGAGGGAATTATATACTCAGGACTTAAATCAGTGGTAGTAACTAAAGAGGCGATCGCCTTGGCTGCTTCTAGACACATATTGGGGGTGATTTTGCGCGCACGACAATCGAGAGCACCTCGAAATACTCCTGGAAAGGCTAAGACGTTGTTAATCTGGTTGGGATAATCACTACGACCTGTAGCAATTATGGCTACGTCATTTTGAATCAATTCTGGTTGAATTTCTGGTATAGGATTAGCCATAGCAAAAATAATCGCGTCAGCTGCCATGGTACGCACCATTTCTGCTGTTACTACATTAGGAGCACTTACCCCGAGAAAAACGTCAGCATCTACTAACCCATCGGCGAGTGTTCCACTAGCTTCTACAGCGAATTCTTCTTTCTCGGGGGTTAGATCATCACGTTGTGTGGAAATAATCCCCTGTCGATCGCATAACCAAATGGTAGTAGCTCCCGCTTGTTTGAGGAGTTTAGCGATAGCGATTCCTGCTGCTCCTGCCCCATTAAGAACGATTTTAACGTCTTTTAGGCTTTTTTTGACTAATTTAAGGGCGTTTAAGAGGGCTGCTAAACTAACAATGGCTGTGCCGTGTTGATCGTCGTGAAAGATGGGGATATCGGTTTCTGCTTTGAGTCTGCGTTCGATTTCAAAGCATCTCGGTGCGCCAATATCTTCTAAGTTGACTCCCCCAAACACGGGAGCAATATTTTTAACTGTTTTGATAATTTCTTCGGTATCTTGGGTGGCTAAACAAATGGGAAAGGCGTTAATTCCTGCAAATTGTTTAAATAACATCGCTTTCCCTTCCATTACGGGTAATGCTGCTTCTGGTCCTAAATTACCTAATCCTAAGATAGCACTACCATCGGTAACGATCGCTACTGTATTATTTTTGATGGTTAAAGAGTACACTTGTTCGGGTTCAGAGGCGATGGCTTGACAGATTCTCCCCACTCCTGGTGTATAAGCCATGGCTAATTCGGTTTGGGATAAATCCTTTAAACGACTTTCGATGCTGATTTTACCTCCTCGATGTAAATCAAAGGTGCGATCGAATACTTTTAAGACTTTGATATTGGGTAATTCTTTAATAACGTTGACAATTTTCTCTGCGTGTTCTGAACTATAAGCGTCAACGGTTAATTCACGTCGGGTAATTTTGAGACTTCTATCGAGTAAAGATATTTGTCCTAAACTTCCGCCTACTTCAGCGATAGCTTGGGTTACTGTAGCTAGAGTACCTGCTTGATTGGGTAATTCTAAACGTATAGTTAGACTGTAACTAGGATTGGGGGTTAATTGCACCATTGTAATCGACAATTTTGAGTTAAATGATCTATATTAGTGTTAAATTGTTGAAGAAAAGTATAGGATTCTACAAAATCGATGAATCTCTCTGAGTTTAAGCGCAGTCCTTTTATGTATGCTGTTTTATTACTAATGTTAGTAGGTTTTGCTACCTTTTCTGTGTTTCCGATTATTAACGCAGTAACGGCTAAAGAAACAACTAACAGTGTTAATCAGGGATATCAAGAGGAGTTAAACGATAGAGCCAAAGGTTATCAATTGGTTTTAGCCAGAGAGCCACAAAATGAGACGGCTTTACAAGGTTTATTAGAAATTAGACTCAAACAAAGAGATTTAGAGGCTGCGGTTACTCCTTTGGAAACTTTAGCTACACTTCATCCTGATTTTACTGAATATAGTATCCTCTTAGCTCAAACTAAACAACAATTGGCTGATTATGAGGGAGCAAAGGTTGTTTATCAACGTCTATTGAACCAAAATCCTAGTGATCTTCAAGCTTTACAGGGAATGATTAACTTATTACTTCCCCTAGATGAATCAGAAACCGCTATTAATTTAATTCAAAAAACCTTGAGTACAAATAAGCTCACGGGAGATAATTTAATCGGTGTACAATTATTGTTAGGACAAGTTTACGCCCTAAGCGATCGCTATAACGAGGCGATCGCCATTTATGATCAAATGATTGTCGCTAATCAACAGGATTTTCGCCCCCTAGTTGCTAAAGCGATCGTTTTACGTAATCAAGGAGACACCCAAACCCCTCAGGATTTATTTACTCAAGCTTTATCTATCGCTCCTGCGCAATATCAGGAACAAATTCAAGAGCTAGCTAATTTACGGATTTCTGAATAAAAAGAGGTTTTACTCCAACCCTGGTGAGATTCAATTAAACAGGTGCGCATACGTAGATTATCACTAGGAAACCATAGACGCTCTTTTATTGTTAGAGTTGGGGTTTCTACTGTGAGAGTCAGAGCATCATCATTACCAACGATATAGTTACCTGATAAGCTAGGTTGTGTCTTAAGGTTGGTTGATTGTAAAATTTTACCTGTGTTTGATTCTGCACTATCGGGAATGATGACTAAGATAGAGAATCCCTGCTCTTTGCTTTTTCCCCAATCTACGGAATTATCCCAAGCTGATTTAATTCCACTATAAGTCTGTTGTGGCTTAATTTGATGTTTTTCACAAAGGGTTACTAAGTCAGGATGCTCTGAATTTAACTCACTAATGGTTATCTCTGATTTGCTATTGTCTGCTTTTTCGGGATTGATTAGGTAACTAGTGCGTTGAGAAAACCATTTACCTAGACTTAGGTTTAAAAATTCTTGAATCTGCATCGGATTTAGGCTATAAGTCACAATATTCCATTCTAGCCAAAATTAGGTCTAACTGTTTGAGATTAATTAAGCCATATTGCCATAAAATCATCGGCAAAGAGCCTAATGATGTTTCACTTTGACGTATAGCCATCGCCAAAGAGCCTGCAGGTATATCTAGCTCTTGGTTGATGAATTTTAGTAAGTTGTTGTGTGTGGATGAGTTCATAATAGCTGATTGTGAAGGATTGTTAAGTTTATGAGAACATCTTTACATTTATTTACAAAAATGGCAACTTTTAAGGGGAGAGGGAGGAATCTGACAAGGGTAGGTTTTTTACAATAAGTTTGTAGTCAAGGTAAGACAAGGCAGACAAGGAGGGAAAGTAGACTCTCGAAGTATATGTATTTAAATATTACCTTGAATCAAAAACACACTTTTTGAATTGTAGTATCTACCTTGTCCCCCATTCTTCCTTCCTTGTCTCGTCTTCACCGAAATGTTAAAAACCTACACCTGTGAGGAATGAAGAATGAAGAATGAGGAATGTGCGAAAAAATAATTAATTCGCGCATTCTTAATTTGGAATAACCCTAACCCCTAACCCCTGGAGTTTCCCTGACGTAATCCTAGAGCTATTTTACTATGTTGCTCTATTTGGCTCATTACTTGTTTGGCGCGCTGAATAACGACAGGGGGTAAACCGGCGAGTCTTCCTGCTTCGATACCGTAGGAGCGATCGGCGCCCCCTGGGGTTACTTGGTGTAAGAAGATGATTTCATCACTTAGTTCTTTGACGGTAACTTGATAATTAGCGACATTGTCTAAAATTGAGGCTAATTCGTTGAGTTCGTGATAATGAGTGGCAAAGATTGTTTTAGATTGTATTTCTGTAGCGATATATTCAGCGACAGCCCAAGCGATGGATAAACCGTCAAAGGTGGCTGTGCCTCTACCAATTTCATCTAGTAAGACTAAGGATTTAGGGGTAGCGTGATTAAGAATATTGGCTGTCTCATTCATTTCTACCATAAAAGTAGATTGTCCTGTAGCTAAATCATCTACTGCACCTACGCGAGTAAAAATGCGATCGCATATTCCTAAACTAGCGCTAGTAGCACTAACATAGCTGCCCATTTGCGCCATTAATTGGATTAAACCTACTTGACGCAGATAACAACTTTTACCACTAGCATTAGGTCCTGTCAGAATGATTAAATCAGGAGAATCAGGGTTAGACTCACCCATAGTGGTGGAATTAGGGACAAAAAATCCTGCACCTAGGGATTGTTCAACTACAGGGTGTCTCCCGTCAATAATCTTCATTTGACGTGCTTGATTAATTTCAGGGCGACAATAACCCTGGGTTACGGCTATTTCTGCTAAACCTGCGAGGACATCAACTGCAGCTACTGCTTTAGCGATATCTCTAATTTTACTAACTTTTTCAGCTACTTCTGCTCTAAGATTATTAAAAATCTCAAATTCTAACTCGTTTAAATCCTCTTGAGTAGTAAGAATACGAGTTTCTCTAGACTTTAATTCAGCGGTGATATAACGTTCTTCGTTAAGTAAAGTTTGTTTACGTTCATAATTAGGAGGGACTTGATCGGCTTTAGAACGAGGTAAACTTAAATAATAACCAAAGGTTTTGTTATAACCTACCTTAAGATTGCTAATTCTAGTTTTTTCTCTTTCGGTTAATTCTAGATTAGTCAACCACTCTTTATCCTCTAGAAGGTTTTGACGTAATTGGTCTAATTCTGGGTTAATTCCATCGCGGATTAATCCTCCTTCTTTGAGGAGTTGGGGGGGAGATTCAACTAGATAAGTAGTAATTTGTTGGGCGATCGCTTCTAAATCTGGGGGAACTTGTTGTAAAGCGCGTAAATAGATAGACTGACAACTAGTTACTAATTCTGATAATTCTTTTAATCTAAATAAAGATTCAGCTAAACCGATTAAATCTTTAGCGTTAGCTGTTCCCGCGCCAATCCGTCCTGATAAACGTTCTAAATCATAGATATTTTTCAGTATTTGACGGATATCTTCTCTTAAACTCAAATTTTTGCTTAATTCTGTAATAGTTTCCTGACGCGCGAGAATCCATTGTCTATCGATTAGGGGTTGTAATAACCAACGGCGTAATGTTCGTCCTCCCATCGCAGTACAAGTACGATCTAAAGCCCAAAGTAACGAACCGTGATAAGTCCCATCTCTGACTGTTTGGGTAATTTCCAGATTGCGTCGGGTTTGGTGGTCTAAGATTAAATAATCGCTTAAATTATAGGTACGTGGAGTTTGTAGGGGTACTTGATGGGCTTTTTGGGTTTCTTCTAGGTATTGTAGCAGTCCACCTGCGGCGCGAATAGCTAGGGGTAAATGTTCACAACCGATACCTTCAAGGGAACGTAATTTAAAATAGGTTAACAGACGAGGTTTAGCTTCAGCTAGGCTAAAACGTGATTGAGATCTTAGGGAATAAAAGAGACTATCGGGAAGATATTCGGGTAAATCGTTGGTTTTTTCTTCGTGACGTAATAAACTATTAAGGTCAGGACTATTGGTGGGAAATAATACCTCAGCGGGTTGTAAACGCAGTAATTCTAAACTTAAATCTCCTAAATTACTAGATTGAGTGGTTAAAAATTCTCCTGTGGTAATATCTGTATAAGCTAATCCCCAATGTTCTTTGGCTACCACTACTGCAGCTAAGTAGTTGTTGCGTTTAGCTGATAACATCTCATCGTCGGTGAGAGTACCTGGGGTGAGAACTTTAGTAATTTCTCTAGTTACAATACGTCTTTCTGCTGCTGCTTGGGCTGCGTCTTCTACTTGGTCACAAATGGCGATGGCGTAGCCTTTTTCTATCAGTAAGCGCGCGTAACGTTCTAAGGCGTGGTGGGGTACTCCCGTCATCGCGATGCGTCCAATTTCTTTACCACCTTCTTTACTGGTGAGAACTAATTCTAATTCTCTAGCGATGGTGATTGCGTCTTGAAAGAAACATTCAAAAAAGTCACCTACTCTATATAATAATAGAGCGTTGGGGTATTGTTCCTTGACCTGGACATAATGCTGATACATGGGAGTCAGCTTATTGTTATCTATGTTGCGATAGTCTTCTATGATTACTTGCTGAGACTTCTTCGATGACCCTGCCATAAATAATTAATTTAAACTACTACTATATTATACACAATCTGACCAACTTTACCAAATCTTTAAAAAAGTAAGGTTAATTGATTAATTATAAGTGTTAGTATTTTAATCAGGACATTATTAGTGCATTTTTTACCTAATTATAATTATGAAAAAATTAGCTTTTCTAGCTACGACCCTCGGAGCTGCTGTTTTAGCCTTTCCGGCTGAAGCTATGCTGATAGTTAGACAAAACGATTCACTGCGATTTGGACCAGTAATTAACCTAGACAGTGATCCTATGCCAGATGCTATTGCTTTACCCAACTCTACTGTCAGTTTTGACGTCATTACTGACACAGACTTAGATGTAAGTAACCTTATCAATCCTAGAATTGCAGCTGTTAGCAATGATCATGACCCCAATGAAGTTAGCATCCCCAATAACATTGTTGCCCAAATTAGCAGTGGTGCTGCAGGTTCAGTAGTTGGTTCTTTCTCAGTTCCTACAACCAACGTTGAAACCTGGCCCAGTGATGGTGTACTAGATTTTAGGGTAGTAGTACCACCTGCCCTGCGACCTAATTTAACTCTATCTGATGGGTTAGGAGGTACAGGCACTTTTGTCTTAGAAGTTGATGTTCAACAACCGATTCCTGAACCTACTACCTTAGCTGCTTCTGCTTTACTATTAGGTTTTGGTGGTTTCCTTAGAAAGAAACGTCTAGAAAAATAAACTATAAACTTTAAAGTTGTCAGGATACCTATGGGTTTTCCCTGGCGACTTTTTTTGCAGATCTTTTGATAGCGCTACTTGATAAGAGAACTCCGAATAGAGACACAGGAAAGTCCACAGTATAGCAATAGGCATCTTTGTTAAGACAGCGGAGTTCCCTGTTCCTTATAACCATTCTTGGTTTACTTATCACCACAAGTATGCCAGAGCCGACATTTTCAAGTTGTGAAACTCATATATATTATTAAACCTGACGAAACTTTCTCACTTGATATTCTCTTACCTCAACTAGACGATAATTATCAGCACCAACTGCTGAGGAAAATTGCTCTTCTACTACTATTAAATCAGCCTCGGGTACAGACATCCAAGCGTCCTTGCTTTCCCAATGAATCACCACGATTACCTCGGTTTCTTCCCGAGGACTAACCCAAATTTCTTTACCTAAAAAACCTGGATAACCTTTGAGAAAACTAGTATAAATCTCATCGTCTTTTTCGATAAATATTGCTTTGGCGGTAGGGACAACTTCAAACTGTAACCACTCAATAACCATAATTTTGTGCTATAATCAACAACTGAATCTTTGCCAATCTCTCCTAGTATGACAGAAAATATGCCTAAATCATCTCAACGTTATCATATCACTACCTTTGGTTGTCAGATGAATAAAGCTGACTCGGAGCGTATGGCGGGGATTCTCGAAGAAATGGGCTTTGAATGGTCAGAAGACCCCAATCAGGCTAATGTAATTTTATATAACACTTGCACGATTAGGGATAACGCCGAACAAAAGGTTTACTCTTATCTAGGCAGACAAGCCAAAAGAAAACAAACAGAACCAGATTTAACCTTAATTGTAGCAGGTTGCGTAGCTCAACAAGAGGGAGAACAATTATTACGTCGAGTCCCGGAATTAGACTTAGTCATGGGACCACAACACGCTAACCAGCTAGAAAACCTGTTAGAGCAAGTATTTGCAGGTAGTCAACTTGTAGCAACAGAGCCAATCCATATCGTCGAAGACATCACTAAACCACGTCGGGAAAGTCAAATAAGTGCTTGGGTAAACGTGATTTATGGGTGTAACGAGAGATGTACTTATTGCGTAGTACCAAATGTCAGAGGAGTAGAACAGTCAAGAACTCCAGAAGCTATTCGCACCGAAATAGAAACACTCGCCCAACAAGGATATCAGGAAATAACCCTACTTGGTCAAAATATCGACGCCTACGGGAGAGATTTACCAGGTACAACTCCTACAGGAAGACATCTACACACCCTGACAGATTTATTATACTATATACACGATGTCCCGGGAATAGAACGTATTCGTTTTGCTACTTCTCACCCGCGTTACTTTACAGAAAGGTTGATTCGCGCTTGTCAAGAATTGCCTAAAGTCTGTGAACACTTTCATATACCCTTTCAGTCGGGAGACAATGAGATTCTCAAAGCTATGTCTCGGGGTTATACTCAGCAAAAATATCGCCAAATTATCGCTAAAATCAGGGAATATATGCCCGATGCAGCTATTAGCGCCGACGCGATCGCCGGATTTCCAGGCGAAACAGAGGCACAATTTGAAAATACTTTACAATTAGTAGCAGATATTGGGTTTGATCAAGTCAATACAGCGGCTTACTCCCCACGTCCAGGAACACCAGCGGCTACACTAGAGTCTCAAATCAGCGAAGCAGTCAAAAGCGATCGCTTACAGAGATTAAACCATCT
It contains:
- a CDS encoding NAD-dependent malic enzyme translates to MVQLTPNPSYSLTIRLELPNQAGTLATVTQAIAEVGGSLGQISLLDRSLKITRRELTVDAYSSEHAEKIVNVIKELPNIKVLKVFDRTFDLHRGGKISIESRLKDLSQTELAMAYTPGVGRICQAIASEPEQVYSLTIKNNTVAIVTDGSAILGLGNLGPEAALPVMEGKAMLFKQFAGINAFPICLATQDTEEIIKTVKNIAPVFGGVNLEDIGAPRCFEIERRLKAETDIPIFHDDQHGTAIVSLAALLNALKLVKKSLKDVKIVLNGAGAAGIAIAKLLKQAGATTIWLCDRQGIISTQRDDLTPEKEEFAVEASGTLADGLVDADVFLGVSAPNVVTAEMVRTMAADAIIFAMANPIPEIQPELIQNDVAIIATGRSDYPNQINNVLAFPGVFRGALDCRARKITPNMCLEAAKAIASLVTTTDLSPEYIIPSVFDNRVATAVAAAVQQAAREEGVARY
- a CDS encoding cellulose synthase subunit BcsC, with product MNLSEFKRSPFMYAVLLLMLVGFATFSVFPIINAVTAKETTNSVNQGYQEELNDRAKGYQLVLAREPQNETALQGLLEIRLKQRDLEAAVTPLETLATLHPDFTEYSILLAQTKQQLADYEGAKVVYQRLLNQNPSDLQALQGMINLLLPLDESETAINLIQKTLSTNKLTGDNLIGVQLLLGQVYALSDRYNEAIAIYDQMIVANQQDFRPLVAKAIVLRNQGDTQTPQDLFTQALSIAPAQYQEQIQELANLRISE
- a CDS encoding phycobiliprotein lyase, with the protein product MQIQEFLNLSLGKWFSQRTSYLINPEKADNSKSEITISELNSEHPDLVTLCEKHQIKPQQTYSGIKSAWDNSVDWGKSKEQGFSILVIIPDSAESNTGKILQSTNLKTQPSLSGNYIVGNDDALTLTVETPTLTIKERLWFPSDNLRMRTCLIESHQGWSKTSFYSEIRKLASS
- a CDS encoding DUF2949 domain-containing protein translates to MNSSTHNNLLKFINQELDIPAGSLAMAIRQSETSLGSLPMILWQYGLINLKQLDLILARMEYCDL
- the mutS gene encoding DNA mismatch repair protein MutS, whose product is MAGSSKKSQQVIIEDYRNIDNNKLTPMYQHYVQVKEQYPNALLLYRVGDFFECFFQDAITIARELELVLTSKEGGKEIGRIAMTGVPHHALERYARLLIEKGYAIAICDQVEDAAQAAAERRIVTREITKVLTPGTLTDDEMLSAKRNNYLAAVVVAKEHWGLAYTDITTGEFLTTQSSNLGDLSLELLRLQPAEVLFPTNSPDLNSLLRHEEKTNDLPEYLPDSLFYSLRSQSRFSLAEAKPRLLTYFKLRSLEGIGCEHLPLAIRAAGGLLQYLEETQKAHQVPLQTPRTYNLSDYLILDHQTRRNLEITQTVRDGTYHGSLLWALDRTCTAMGGRTLRRWLLQPLIDRQWILARQETITELSKNLSLREDIRQILKNIYDLERLSGRIGAGTANAKDLIGLAESLFRLKELSELVTSCQSIYLRALQQVPPDLEAIAQQITTYLVESPPQLLKEGGLIRDGINPELDQLRQNLLEDKEWLTNLELTEREKTRISNLKVGYNKTFGYYLSLPRSKADQVPPNYERKQTLLNEERYITAELKSRETRILTTQEDLNELEFEIFNNLRAEVAEKVSKIRDIAKAVAAVDVLAGLAEIAVTQGYCRPEINQARQMKIIDGRHPVVEQSLGAGFFVPNSTTMGESNPDSPDLIILTGPNASGKSCYLRQVGLIQLMAQMGSYVSATSASLGICDRIFTRVGAVDDLATGQSTFMVEMNETANILNHATPKSLVLLDEIGRGTATFDGLSIAWAVAEYIATEIQSKTIFATHYHELNELASILDNVANYQVTVKELSDEIIFLHQVTPGGADRSYGIEAGRLAGLPPVVIQRAKQVMSQIEQHSKIALGLRQGNSRG
- a CDS encoding PEP-CTERM sorting domain-containing protein; translated protein: MKKLAFLATTLGAAVLAFPAEAMLIVRQNDSLRFGPVINLDSDPMPDAIALPNSTVSFDVITDTDLDVSNLINPRIAAVSNDHDPNEVSIPNNIVAQISSGAAGSVVGSFSVPTTNVETWPSDGVLDFRVVVPPALRPNLTLSDGLGGTGTFVLEVDVQQPIPEPTTLAASALLLGFGGFLRKKRLEK
- a CDS encoding TIGR03792 family protein; translated protein: MVIEWLQFEVVPTAKAIFIEKDDEIYTSFLKGYPGFLGKEIWVSPREETEVIVVIHWESKDAWMSVPEADLIVVEEQFSSAVGADNYRLVEVREYQVRKFRQV
- the miaB gene encoding tRNA (N6-isopentenyl adenosine(37)-C2)-methylthiotransferase MiaB, which codes for MPKSSQRYHITTFGCQMNKADSERMAGILEEMGFEWSEDPNQANVILYNTCTIRDNAEQKVYSYLGRQAKRKQTEPDLTLIVAGCVAQQEGEQLLRRVPELDLVMGPQHANQLENLLEQVFAGSQLVATEPIHIVEDITKPRRESQISAWVNVIYGCNERCTYCVVPNVRGVEQSRTPEAIRTEIETLAQQGYQEITLLGQNIDAYGRDLPGTTPTGRHLHTLTDLLYYIHDVPGIERIRFATSHPRYFTERLIRACQELPKVCEHFHIPFQSGDNEILKAMSRGYTQQKYRQIIAKIREYMPDAAISADAIAGFPGETEAQFENTLQLVADIGFDQVNTAAYSPRPGTPAATLESQISEAVKSDRLQRLNHLVATSATQRRERYLGRIEEVLVEDKNPKNPTQVMGRTRGNCLTFFDGDIATLKGKLVKVKINETRAFSLTGVQVE